The Agelaius phoeniceus isolate bAgePho1 chromosome 2, bAgePho1.hap1, whole genome shotgun sequence region tttcactctaaagtgattctcaagtcttcaaactgctgtcacttctgtggatggatcaaaatcaagccaccaagcactcttggcaacattccaggatttccgagacccccaagggctctcctggcatctctggacatcgggaacgatgtgctgagttcccacattTCCCCACCCTCACCACCGCCTGCTGTGCACACCAACTCCGGCACggcacaaaaagaaaacatctgCCAAGGGTGAAGCAACTCTGCAGataaaaacacaagaaaaagcTTCAACACAAGTTGTTGGCCTGCCCTGCTGCGCAGGACTCATCACCTCAGCACATCTGCTCTGAGCCATGGCTGaccccctccttccctgccagctTTCTGCTCCCAGCCTTGCTACCTCACCTCCCCCAGACACCAGGAAGCTGTGGCATTTTGGAATGTGCTGTGTAGAGCCTGACCAAGGCGCTGTTCTTCCCAGACTGTTCTTCCCTACTTTTTTGAGTCATAAACATGCAGATCCAACAATCACCCAATTTCCCCTCCATGCCCTTTAGGCTCCTCCAGCCACCCACCTTCTCAGAGTGCAATGccagcatctccagcagcaaGAGGGAACAAACACCAGGAAAGGAAAGTGGCCTTGTCCCAGACTGACCTATGGCTCCTGGCACTACGAGGCTTTGGTTCTGGTCTCACTTCTGAGAACAGAGTTTGCTCTAGCAAGAAGGGTCCCCATGCAgaggacagtggggacagcacagccacTTACTGAGAGTTACACACTCAAAATAAATGCTCAGCTGGTAACTGTGAATCCAACTGAAACCAAAATTCTCAGAAAATGCCATTTGATGCAGAGTATTTGGCATTCTTTGACAAGAGGGAACTTGATAAGCCCACAGGCTCTGGCCCATCCTGCTCCCACCACTCCTCCCCAGCCACCCAAGAGGTGAGGGATCCCCAACTCAGCTGATGCTCAGATGCCATCTCCCTGCACCCCTTCTCCCCAAACACATCCCCTCACATGCCCCATGGCATCAGACATGTAAGTTACTGGATTTACTGTTATTCTTTAAGAACACAGCAAAAACTCAAACTTTTGTTTTTGCCATTCTGGAGAGGGGGGCTGGTCAGATGTTCTTTTGGAGAcacaggaaagcaaagcattAACTAAAAAATTAACCCTAtgacaaagcaaacaaaaccaaagtcaCACCATAAAGTATTTATTAAGAAACAAAGGGGGCTTTTTTCTTCAGTTGTAAGAAACACTTTAAAGCAAGTGCTCTTTCAGAGATTTAAAAGCTATATCAAATGGTAACATTGGTTTTACATTATTGTacatgacattaaaaaaaagccacatcTCACAAAATTCCTTTTATTAGAGCTCGGGTTTCTCTGCCTTCAGCTGTAAATTAATTTCTACAGACTTAAATTTAacttattctttttttttttaaacaagtaaACAATATACAAAGATTCACCTGAATTCCGTAGGTCAGAGGAGGTGTCCTTGCCAGGGCCTGTGCAAGGCAGGCAGTGGAGGGAAGCTGACTTGGTTCACAGCTGGGCATGGTCAGGAGCACAGGACCAGGGCTCACCCAGGGCCAagcacctcctgctcccagggaagcacacagagcagcccctgtgcctgaTGACAGCTCTGTGTGACCCCCACTGCAATATGGGCAGGTGGAAACTTACACCCCCAGAGACCAGAGAGTGCAGGGGGTCCTTCAGGAGCCTGGCAGCACCCAGCTCTGGAGCACCCACTGCCCTGAAGATCCCCGAGCACCGAGTTGTGCAGCATCcaacactgcctgcagccaggcgCCGCTTCCCAAAGacacccagcctggctggagagGAAGCCAGGCCTCACAAACCAATCTTTCTGTCCAGATCCTGCACACTGACTGGGAGATCACAGCCAGGAACAACAGATCTGGGATAAATTACCTAttcatttccctgtgccagtggCCAAACCATGGCTGCCTGCTGCAGACTGCCTGTGTGTGGCGTGTTTATGAGTAAACCATTGGGTTTGGCAAGGCATCTGCACCTTCTGTGTCATTTAAAAAACAGGCATACAAAACATAGCATCACAGTTATTGCTACATATTGATACAGTATCAGACAATAAGAAACCTTTTGTCATCACTGGTCTGGCTACAGTAATTGCTTGGGTTTTGCACAGGGCCTCAAGTCTTCTGCTGCACTGTTTTGGCTGAGGAGCAAATGGATGGAGATGCAGAGGCTACATTTTTTAAGAGACAAAACCAGCCTTACTTTGCTGCATTTGGGGTGATATAATTAGAATGATCTGACTGTTTGTTGCCTCTTCAACCTGGAGAGGTGTTTTCAGAGAGAGATGAAGCAAAGCAGGACAGAGCCAAGAGCTCCAGTGTAAAGTGTCCCTCCTGTCTGCATCTCACTACCTCCATGACCCTTGTGACACCACAAGCACCTTTGTCCTTTGGTTGAgcctttttcttatttttaaatacagctGTGCCTCCCTAGTCTCCTGCCACgggtaaagaagaaaaagaggatgGATTTCAAACCTCCACCAACCCATTCACATCCCAACTCGGCTTTGTTTAACACTCTCCCACTCCCATGCAGTGGGAGAGGGGATTCAGAATGGGCTCATGGGGACAAGATAAACTCCATTTTCCTACAGGCAGACTCCAATGCAAGCAGGCTTTGGGGCTGACACCTTCGTGGGCATTCACACGGGTTTCCTGTTTCATGGGAAGTGAGGTTAAATCAGGCATGTTTGGAATCACAGTCTGACCTTCCTCTGCCAAGGCAGGTTCAGTTCAGACACTGCCAGCTGTACCAAGAGCTTTGCTGAGTGTCACAAAGAGTAAGCACCTCATACCCTGGTTTTAGTAAAACATTCACAAAGATAAAGTCTGTGCAAACCACTACTGGGTCCTGATCTTGACACAAAACCAAATCAAGAAGGGTTTCAAGTGCACTGTAAAGGAGAGCAGAATAATTCACTCTTCCAATTCCTACAAAATACAAGGAAAATTGGTCTTTGCAAGACCGAGCTTCTGGTGGCATTTCAGCCCAAAGTGGGTGTGTGTAAGAAGCCATGGTGGCTGGGCACACAGGGATTGCACTGCTCGGCTCTCAGTTGTGATTGTCTGTAAAGTAACGGGAAACATCGTTAcggagctgggagcagagaggtTTCTGAAGTACTGCCGTCTTGTACAGTGGAACAAAACTCCTTCTAGAATTAATTAGGCAAATACTTGTGACCATGTCATACCTGAAGGGCACTTTACGGCTCCAACATTTATCTCATGAGCACAGTGATCTGAAATACATATGCATTTCCAGCGTAATCCTTCGCCGCCGTAAATCACGCGCTGGAATGAGAGCGTATCTGGCAACGTTAATTCCGAGATATCATCCTTACAGTTCCTGGCAACAGACCCCGATGAAAATAAATGGTTTATAAACACTGTCTGACATGCATGAgcctttcaaaattatttacaaGTGGTGTTCTGGAAGCTTTGTTCCAAGGAAGCATTTCTCCTCCGTTCAGTTCAGATATTAAAATTGGctgggtggggatggggaggggagggcatCAGCGCTACACAGTCACAGCCGGGTACATCTTCTGCTCGCTGTTGGTGTGTGGGAAGGGAGACTGGATCTGCCTGTAGCCGCTCTGCAGGCCATCCAGGAAGGGGGGTACCGGGGTCAGCGGCATGGGGTCGTGCTGCATGGCGTAGCCCACGTACTGCGGGTGCAGGTACTGGCCCTGGTGCGGCACGATCTGCGTGGCCTGCTGGCAGTTCAGCACCGAGAAGTTCGTGGGCATGTTGACATAGACATTATTCATGGTCCCTTCTGGCAGGCAGCAGTTGGTCTGGGACCTCGTCGGTGGAGCTCTGGCCCCCGAGTTGgcgctggagctggagctggcagccgTGCTCGACTGGCGGGAGGAGGAGCCCCGGGAGGTGCTGGCACTTGGGATCATGGGGATCGTCTCCATCAGGCGGGTGCCCGCAGGGGCtcggctctgctggggctcctgcttGGGCCGcaggcacctgcagcagcaagCTGCCACCAGTGACCCCAGGATGATGAAGGCGACAAATACAGATCCCACAATAAGGAACGGCACGTagatgggcactgcaacagcaaGGAAAACATTGTCACCACGGGCCAAGGACAAACCTCAGCAATCCCCCCTCATCCAAGCAGAGCCCActtcctcccagcacaggtCAATACAAGCACAGCATTTTATATCAGAATGATGAAAAGGGCTGTTAAACCCTTGGCTTCTATTGGCTTTTATTTCTCTCCTGTTGGTGATGGTCTAGTTCACAGCAACCACTGCTCCACATTCATCAAATGATGTCTCCAATATGTCCTACTAGAACAATCAGGCAAGATACAGCTGGTTTCCAACAGTGCCTTAGGAGATATTTTGGGGCAGGATCCCTGCTGAGGGCTCAGGATCACGGGGTAGTGAAACCCTGGTGCCACACGACATCCCTCTCCATCACCAGCCAACTCTGGCTGTTGTCAGCCCACTGGGGCAGGGTGACAGCAGGCAGTGACCAGAGAGTAGTCACAGGGCCTCTGGCACCCCACAACCCTGGGGATGAATGTCCACCTGCTCTGCACTTCAGCCCCAGGTTTAGGGAGACAccacagagcaggcagtgcAGAGACAGCACCATGCTCCAAAGGGGCAGCATTCCTCCTTGTGAGGCCTAATAATGGGACATCAGGGCAGGAGGACTGCGGGTGGGCAAGGGGTAGGAGCAGAAAGTATGGATGATGCTCATTGGTGGAATCAGGAGCCACCAAGGATGGTAAGCATCATCCTTGGAAGAATCTGGGCTACATGTACAGATTTCACAGAATACacctgagttggaaaggacacAAAATCATTGAGAGcaactcttaagtgaatggcccattCAGGGATCAGACCCACAATGGTGTTATACAAGTGCCATACTCTATCCAACTGAGATAATCCATTCTGCAGTCCcagggaaaaagcttttttctctGTCTCAGTAATAAATCTGTATGGATATATCCACAAATAACAAAGGGAAGGTGTCTCCCTTCAGTGCTTGTGAATGCTCTCAGCAACATGCCTGGAGTTCATCATTTCCACCAaaacctggcagctccaagACTCAGGCAGGGCTACGGATCCCTGCTTGACCCTGTCTGACCCTGCTAAGGCAGCCACTGCTAATGACCTGCAAGTTaatcagtgccagcacagggcaaTGGCTCCCAAACCTGCAAagcaataaattttaaataaaaaaattgttacAAAAATGCATTGTTCTCAGAACTGCAAGGGTGGGGGGGTTATCTGTCTGCTCAAGTCAGAATActtcctggcacagctgattaGATGAAGCGAGTTATAACCAAAAGGCCACTTCTCTTCCATCACTTTAGTACTTTTAAACAAAAGGCTGTAAAACATCATCTCCACTTCTGCACTTGGCGCTACAGCAGCTCTTGAGCAGGTGCACACACTTGCTCCATACTGTAATGTGCAAGTTTTCCAGGAGTAAATCTGTCCTAATTATAACATCACTTCAGGCTACTTCTCCCGCACTCAGCACGtgtggatggcagcaagggTGCTGGGGAGCCACCGGGGCTTTTTTAAACAGCAGTAGAAAGGCTTGAGTTTATCCTTGAAATTCAATCTTGTAAAACCAGTCCTAAGTGGGGATATCAGAGCTGAAAGAACATACACAATTACAGTGGGGACCAGCCAGAGTCCTTTTGAAATATCCTGTTACTTTTTCTGATCTGTTCATGGGGGTTGTCTCATTTTTCCTTGCCTTTTCAATAGGGAGCTCAGCCACGGCTGAGGAGCCCGTTCAAAGTGGCGACAGAGCCGTGCCAAGCCGAGACGGCTGGCCCGGGACTCGGGGGGGTGGTGTCACCTGCTCTGACAGAGACGTGGCTGGGatttccagcagcaagggcGGGAAAGGCAGGCCTTCAGCTGGGCACTCCTCCCCGTGTAAGAGCCCGGCCATGCCGGCTCCGTCCGTGCTGCCCCACGACTCGATGGAGGGGAACCGGCGGCAAGGGGGGAAGGGGCGGGCAAGAAGATCGTCGCAAACCCGCGACGGCTCCCGCGGAGCCGCCGAGCCGGAGACACCGCGGGGCCATCCTCGCCGAGCCAGGGCCGCCTCACCTGCCGCGCCGTCGGGGCCGTCCTTGCCGGGGCGGCCCGGCTCGCCGCCGCCCTGCCGCCGGTCGTTGTCGCAGGCGCCCTGGTCGAGGCGCGCCTCGGCGCTGGAGCAGCAGTACCGGAGCGCGCAGCTGCCGCAGCAGATGGTGGCGTCGCCGCCGTCGAAGCGCTCGGGGCACTGGAAGCCGTCCCGCCAGCCGCCCTGCCCGTCCAGCCAGCCGTGGCAGTACTCGCCGCTGGCCGCGGCCCCCGccggcagcagccagcccagcgccgccagcagcagccagccccgCATGGCGCCGCCGGGGGGGCGGCCGCTCCGTCAGGGCCCCCCCGCGCCGGGGCAGCGCCGCCCGGCCCCCCGGGGCAGGCAGCCGCCGCGCTGCGGGGACTCTGGCCGCGggtcccgccgccgccgcatgCCCGGGGCCGGCCCGCAGGGTGCGGAGCCGCCGCCCGGGGCGCACCGGCGGAGCCGGGGGCGCCGCTACTCCGCTCTCGCTCCCCGCCGCGTCGCCGCCCCCACCCGGCCCGCGCCCTCCTCCGCGCCCATGGGCGAGGGACGGCGGGAGCCCGCGATCCTCCCACGGACGGAGCGGGTCGGGCGCGCCGAGCCCACGCCGCGCTGCTCCCGGTGCGCCCCGTCCGGCGCCGCGCCCGCTCGGCGCGGGGGGCGCCGCGCCCGCACTTAAACGCGGTGGGGGCGGTGCAGCGCGCatgcgcccgccccgccccgcccgacGGGGCGGTACCAGCGCGCGGGCGGCGGTGGCGGTAGCGGCCGGAGCGCGGGGGGCACCCGAAACAGCCCGGCAACGTGTACCTGCCTCACGGCTTGTTAAAAGTCAGTGGCAGCCGGAGGCCGGGCACGAGGATGCACCTTCAGCTGCTGAAGTGTCAATAAAGTCTGTGGTTTCTCGTTCCCTGTGAGACAGCTGTCGTGACACCAACCACAACTCTGGCTTACAATGCATTGCATCAAGTAAAAAAGTActtcttttaagaaaaaggCACAAACACGGAAGCTCTGATAAGTGGCAGTGGTTCTAAATTCCGCTGTAAAGGCAGATCACTGGGAGGAAGGTGACTGCAAAGCGTTGTGTATTTCTCTCACtctttcaagcttttcttcttcAATTTAGTTATTCCCTTCTCCCTCCATCTTGATCCCCTCTTTTGTTCTAATTTCAGCCAGTGTTTGACAGCTACGGGCTTTcactgaactgctgctgtgGAGCACCAGATTCTGGTCAAATTCGGGACCAGGTAAATGCATTCTGCCCcctcagctttgctgctgctcccagggagtTCTTTTCCAGCCGTGGCCcttctgcagctcagcccatggccggagctgtgctgctgcaaggGCAGGGTGCAGAGGTGGTCCCACACACCTCATGTCGTACTTACCTCAGAGAGGATTAGTTATCCGGAGCAGCTAACCTTTGGAAAAGTTTGCACTTACCAAGATGGAAATGGGGCGGCAGCACCACAGGTTTTACATCACCCAATCAGCCCAGCTGGGTGAATGAGAAGAAACTTGCAGTGATTCAACTGATGAGGTCTGAGATGCTCCATCTCAATCCTGAGTAGCAGCTCCCcagagctgtcagctccagcacGAGGAGCCCACCACAGACAGTCCTGGACAGTAACAGATTTCATACACTCAGCCCATGTCCCCCACAGCACCCATTGCCCCATCAGCAATGGGccacagggagggaaggggattGCCTGGGAAAGGAATTAGAACCATGAGCTCCTGCCAGTGACCTGTCTTTGGATGTCTGGCAGCCACAAgtgacagcacagcagctgataAATGCCTACATTCACAGAGGTCTTCCTACGAGATCATTTTCCTTAAATCTGGGTTAGACACACATTTTCTTAATAAGAAAAGCAGCTTCTTGACTCTTTTATACGTGGCAAGCAAAATACTTTCCCAGTCCCATCCTTTGAGTTGATGGTTCACTGATACTCAGTAAGGTGGCTCTCTTTCAATAGCAAAACCAGACTATGAGAAGAGAGGTGAAAAGCAGACTATCTAATCTAATCTGCACTCCAAGTTAGGAGTCCTGATCATAACAAAATACCAGCACCAGATTCCCTGCAGAGATTATCTGTAGCAGGTACTTTATATATTCAAGCTCAGGATTTGTCTCAACTTGCCTGGATAACAGCAGAGATAATAGTGTACCTCATTATGCTTTTGTGAAACTTAAAACATTTGGCACTTTGCAAAATGCTTTAGATCCTGTTTAGCAATAGACTAATTAGTGgagtttggggtggttttttcaCTGTCTTTACAAGCTGATCAGGTAATATCCCTgtgatttaaatttaaaagcacacaaaaatcCAGAACCAAAATATGTGGAAACACATAAATATAGCAAGTCTTTCCTACTCTGTGACTTTTTCACTTGCTTTCTCATGTCAAGCAATCTCATTATATTAGTTCAATCTATTTCAATGTAAAATAAACCTATCACAGATTTTGTAGGACACCAAACACATCATATCCCATCAAATTAAGCATAGTGCAGCTTTTAgatataattaaaataacatATAGATGGTGGAGTgggaaaagattttaaaatcctACTGTATTCAGTAATGATCACATAATCTACAAATCTCTATTATCTGCTtaacctttctttttctttttttttccctaccagTCTCTGAATTTGTAATACTACTACCAGGTTTAGTTTTCTGAGGCCTTAGGATCAGTAGAAATGTTCTTTGTCATTTTTCAGCCAAATGCATGATATCAGGAAagcaaataaatgttttattttgggaaTTTAAAGAACTCACCTGCTGTTCTGCTAGTCCTGAAAAATTGTTTCTCTTAGAGCAGTGAAAATAAGACTTAAAAGCACTTCTGCTAGTTGTCTGAAAGAGGTGAAGTGCCTTTTCCACGTAATTTTTAACACTCTGAGCTGTGAACTGCCTGTGCAGCAGTGTAGGGGCTGAGTCCATCTACAGCACATTTCAGCACCTGTAGGAGCCAACATGCAGCTGTGGCACTGGCTGTGTGAGAGCAGTACCTGCAGCCCTGCATGCCcgggcacagagctgtggcacagctgcctgTGCCACTGTCCAGCCTGGATGCTGATCCttgaaggcagagctgctgtgggataATGGCCACCATCTGTTTAAGTGGCTCTCTAACACCGGTATCTGCTTACCTTGTAAATTCACCCAGTCACTGCATTGACAGGCATGCTCCTTATTGTAACATGGGCATTTTTACTCACTCTCTCCAGCTGTCTCTCTCCATATTACAGTCTCCCTCCAGATGGAAATTTTTCAAAAGTATTTCTGTGCTTTCAGAGCACAGTACTTTGCTTTCCTAGGGCTGGCATGCCTCGTGTGCTGAAGTTCTTCACAAATACACCAGCTCCTACTTCAAAAAAAGACAATGGAAATAAGAAAGGCATGAAAAGATAGATAATACAAAAGCACATCTCATTCTGAACAGCTCCCAGTTCAAGAGAGGGGAAAATGAGGACACCCCACCTTGAGTCTGAGCTGCTGAGCCATTCACAGCAAGGTGCCACAAACATTTGTCAGGgttggctgtgccagcacacactggacaggaaggaaagaggagaaaggacAACTAAGTGAAAACCATAACAATAAGTAAGAAACAACAGTTGCTATCCTCCCCTTTGGGTGTCTGTCCTAGAAATTCTCCAAGATAACACAGGAACACAGATCTCTCACCCTTATTCTGTATCTGTCTGTTTTGGTTGGAATGTCTCCTAGGGctaggaaaaggaaaaccctGTGACTCGACTCTCCAAGCTGCCATGTGCTTCTGTGGGTGTGTAAGTGGCTCTCACTGTCACggatgttttgttttccctttggtATTTTCAACCCATGCTGTTGTAGCTTGTCACATTCCCTTGATATGGGAGAGAACACAAAACTGGTAGCAACTCctattctctttctttttgaCCCATTGGTGATAAAGTTTAGATGGTAGATGGATACTGTCCTCTTTTCccctttggaatttccagtttcaCTCTTGATAGTCTTGTCACTTGGGCACAAGTGAGATTATCTGCTTtccattgcccagccctggaTGCCAAACAGACATATATGTACTTTCCCATTCCATTTAGCTCACATACCTACTGTTACATCATTATTGTCAAACAATTTTGCAACCATATCAGGAATCTTGAAAATCTGGATTCTGGAATTACTTTGGTTCTACTGTTGTGTCCACAACATTAGAATTGTAAATTAAACATAGCCTGAAGTCTTCAGCTAGAACTCATCATCATGGTACTATTGTTTAGATGACTTGGCATGTAAAAGTCAGGCCATGCTTACCACGAGAGATGGATTTTATTGCTTTTTGTACAATTCAACAAAAGAGATTTCTCTTTCTGGtaacacaaaataaaggaattCATTCTGATCATGCAGAGGGTTAGTTTAAAAACAGTTTGTTTTATTGCTTGTAGGTTTTTAAACATAGAAATAAATCACCTTGGAGTTGAAATCCCTGCATCTTGTCCATTTATCCCAGCAAAGTCACTTCTCAGGCAAAACTGTGTTTCCCACTGCTAAAGCAATGCCTTGCTGCCCCCGTGTGAAGTTAGTGAGAAGAGTAGTGTGACTGAAACTCCACTGTGCAGTTAGTATGGAGAACTGTTGAATTTGAGATTGCAATCCATACTGACAGGTTATACCAACACCATTTCCCAGGTGAGGATAGTTACTAGAATATATGAGCTTACTTTAGTagcctttccttttcttcccaaCCTGGTTTTTCGGTACCTTTTACACTAGTGTACCTGTAGCAAGTATAACTTAAACACCATCAGTACACTTAAGGGTGGAAACAGCCACTCCAATTGTGGTATTGGTTGCATAAGCTGGActggtttttatttctgctcAGGGAACATGTTTAatatctgcattttaaaatacacGTGTACTCATAGCAAAAGGCTTTCTTTTATTGGCTCTCATTTCCTGGAGAATAATTAGATCAAGATGACCCAAGGGAATAAAAAAACACCCAGTCACAGGATGAGGCAAAGGACTGTAAAAATAGCTTTGAATGAAGGCATATGAAGTTAGCACTCTCctcaggggctgggctgtgacTCTGCAGTGGCTGCACCGGCACCGAGCACATCGggaggcacagctcagctcctgctgcgaGTGCTCGCTCTCAGCACACGCCGCAGTGACAGCAGCAATCAGGGCTGGCACCACCTTATCACAGCCGCCACAGACACCTCCCCTATCGCCCGTCTGGCTCCAAAATGCACCGCTCTCCTGATAAGGGGCTGGGGGATGCAGCTGAAGGGAGGTGAGCCGGTGACAGTACCTCCGAGCGCTGGGGGACGTTTCCCTACAAATTCCCGAGTGCAGGAGGAGGCTGTCACTCAGAAAACGTCCCCCGGTTTCAACACAGCCCAGTCGGAGCAGAGCTTTAGGGAGCTTGTTAGCGTTGTCCAACTACTCAGACAGCCTTGATTAATACAAATGTCAGGCTCTTCTCCCTCGAGTCTTAATGCATTGATTTTTGGAGCTTCCACTTGCTGCAGACACAACAGATTGCTGTACAATATATAAAAGCCTGGATACAAAGCTGATGTGCGCAGCTTCAAATTGAAAGGGATGCTGTTTCCTAATTGATTTATTACTTCTGCTCCAACCAACCACTCCAGCCACTagcaagaaaaggaaagaatttagtcttttttttctgctcctcagacAAAAACCAGAGGAAGACTTACTTGTGGACTAAATCCATCATCCCACTGTCTGCCCTCACAGTGAGGCCAGCCAATTTGAAAAGGCATAGTTattaaaaagttatttaaaactaaaaaaagaaaaccccaggAAAGTACAGGAATTTTCTACATTCATACTTTAGGTTATGCCATGCAGAGCACAAAGCATGAGCATTTATCAAATGCAGGAAGAGAAAACTAAGGatatttaaaaccagaaatttacTGTTCTTTACCTCCTAATGCCTTAGTGCAAGACAAAGATTTGGGCATCATATGGCAGGAATAGCATCACAACACAGCTGTTGCCTTTTATTGCACTTTTTGCCTGTGCAGTGAAATCAGTGAggttccagaaaaaaaaaaaaaaaaaaaaaaggcacttcTTCTCAACAGGTCTTAGTGCACCTAAATTTGCAGTTTGGGGGTTTATATAGGGATTATTACTGCAGACAGGCAAGAAGCAGCAACTTGTTGTGGAAAATTAACAATATTTATGATAATATTTTCTAGATCAGGACATTTTTTACACTGCTTAGAAAAGAAGTAAAGAAGACTGTATTTGCTTGAATCATTGCTATTTTAATCTACAATTATCTAGCCTGGCAAAGAGGCTTTGGAATTTTGCCCTTCCCTCCACTTCCCAGGGCACTTAAAATGATACATCCAGCACTCTGCAGCACTGTTAGGATTTTTAGACTACTATTTCTGTCACTGGTGGACTGATATTACCATCCATCTATCTGAGACCAGAATCTTACCCCCATATGCCTTCTGCCCCTGtattttccagcagctccacagcctgGCAAGCCCTGATGCCACCCCAATGTGGGTATCACCATGACAGAGCAACAagcaccagctgctgcagcactaGAAATAAGTCATGGGGAGAGGTGATGATGAAGGTGACAATTCTCAAGTGTAAAATGACAAATTACTCAGAGGAGCATTTCAAGCTAAATATTTTTACTAATAAAGTATAAATTGAACCTAATATGCCTTTGTATTAGACCTGCATCTCCGCCATAGAAATTAAATTTCGACAAGCTGCCAGTCTTCCTGCAGTCCCAGCCTCTTTTTCACATCCCCAATACATGTGGGAGGTTGCTACTGGCACTGACAGCATCTCATCTCACCCAAAGCCAGCATAAGCAATGTTGAAAGCCTTCCCTCTTTGGTCTCAGAGCAGTGCTCAGCATCAACTTCTCTTTGCCACCACGGGATCAGGTAAGAACTTTGCTCTGTGGTGCATACTACATGAGCTTA contains the following coding sequences:
- the SHISA2 gene encoding protein shisa-2 homolog: MRGWLLLAALGWLLPAGAAASGEYCHGWLDGQGGWRDGFQCPERFDGGDATICCGSCALRYCCSSAEARLDQGACDNDRRQGGGEPGRPGKDGPDGAAVPIYVPFLIVGSVFVAFIILGSLVAACCCRCLRPKQEPQQSRAPAGTRLMETIPMIPSASTSRGSSSRQSSTAASSSSSANSGARAPPTRSQTNCCLPEGTMNNVYVNMPTNFSVLNCQQATQIVPHQGQYLHPQYVGYAMQHDPMPLTPVPPFLDGLQSGYRQIQSPFPHTNSEQKMYPAVTV